The following coding sequences lie in one Osmerus mordax isolate fOsmMor3 chromosome 13, fOsmMor3.pri, whole genome shotgun sequence genomic window:
- the c13h16orf87 gene encoding UPF0547 protein C16orf87 homolog isoform X2: MCVRSISCRSCSLLQKEVLQQDLVEVYFVKNHCILNQNMSANKAKKVKMATKSCPECDQQIPVACKSCPCGYVFISRKLLNAKLNERSSPIDKFDPKRRRTERIRRDKIDSPTTNDMENSRQSRSNSQSEQIRRGRGRPKTTGLKKQEEEKG, from the exons atgtgtgtgaggtcgaTCAGCTGCCGTTCATGTAGCCTATTGCAGAAAGAAGTTTTACAGCAAGACTTGGTCGAAGTGTATTTCGTAAAGAACCATTGCATCTTAAATCAGAATATGTCGGCAAATAAAGCAAAGAAAGTAAAAATGGCTACTAAATCATGTCCGGAATGTGACCAACAG ATCCCAGTTGCTTGCAAGTCCTGTCCTTGTGGCTATGTATTCATAAGCAGAAAGCTTTTAAATGCCAAATTGAATGAGAGGTCATCACCAATAG ATAAGTTTGATccaaagaggaggagaactGAGAGGATTCGCAGAGATAAGATTGACTCTCCCACGACCAATGACATGGAGAACAGCAGGCAGTCCCGCTCCAACAGCCAATCCGAACAGATCCGACGCGGACGAGGACGACCAAAGACGACAGGGCtgaagaagcaggaggaggagaaag GATAG